GTCCGCATACGAAACAAACACATGCCGTCGCCCGGGAAAATGGCTAATCGCCAGATCGGCCCACACGTCCGGCGACATCCCCCATCCGTGCACCCACAAAATCGGATCGGCCATCGCTTTCGCTTACGCCCCGCCTTCTCCGTCCGTCCCCGCTTCCGCCCGACGTTCTGGTTCCCCGCCGCATCCCGCGCTTTCCGCCGCCAAGGCGATCGCCTCCACCGCGCGCGCAAGATCCTCCCACGCGTGAATCGCCATCGGCGAACACCGGAGACGCGCCGTGCCCTCCGGCACCGTCGGCGGCCGGATCGCCACCGCGCAGACGCCGAGATCCTCCAGCCGGCGGGCGACCCGCACAGCACGCGCGTTGTCGCCGAGGATGACCGGGACGATGTGGCATTCGCTCTCGCCGGTGTCGAACCCGCGCCTTTTCAGCTCGGAGCGGAACCGGGCGGCCTTTTCCAGCAATTGCGCGCGTCGGTCGTCGGCTTGCCGCACCCGCTCCCACTGTCGACGAATACAGCGCACGAGAAACGGCGGCGGCGCGGTCGAATAAATAAAACTTCTCGCCTTGTTCAGCACGTAGCGGATCACGGTCGCGTCGCCGGCCGCGTACGCGCCGTAACAGCCGAACGCCTTGCCGAACGTCCCCATCTGCACGTCGATTTTGTCCGCAAGCCCGAGCGCGTGCGCCAGCCCCCGGCCTTCTTCGCCGAACACCCCGCCGCTGTGCGCCTCGTCGACCATCAGCAGCGCGCCGTAACGCTCCTTGAGCGTCACCAGATCGGCCAGCGGCGCGATACTGCCGTCCATGCTGAACACGGCGTCGGTCACGATGAGCTTCCGTTTGCCCGGCGGCGTTTTCTTGAGCAAATCTTCCAGACGGTTCATGTCGCGGTGCGGATAGCGAATATACCGCGCACGGCTGAGAATCGCCCCGTCGACGATGCTCGCGTGGTTGAGCCGGTCGCCGAAGACGAAGTCGTTTCGCCCGGCGAGCGCCGAGATGAGGCCGACGTTGGCCGCATAGCCGCTGCCGAACAACAGGCAGCTCTCCGTTCCTTTATAAGCGGCGAAATCGCGCTCGAACGCTTCCGTCTCCGGATCGGTGCCGACGATGAGCCGCGACGCCGTCGCGCCGACGCCCCAGTCTTCCTCCGCCTCGCCGGCCATGTCCGACAACCGCCCGTATTCGCCCGGCTGCGCCAGGCCGAGATAATCGTTCGACGCGAGGTTCAAAAGCCGCCTTCCGCCGCGTTCGACGAACCCGCCGCCGACCGCTTTTACCGCGACGGGATGCCGCAACGCCGTGCGGGCCTCCAGCCGCTCGAGTTCCTCCCGCATCCAGGCGCGCACGTCAACCGCGTTTTCGCCGACCTTCGCGTTCATTCGCCGCACACCCGCCCTGCCGATTTCAGGCTCCGTCCTGGCGAACCTTATGACAGCGCGCAAAGCTCGATCTCGAAGCCGAGGTCCTCGATCATCCGGTGATCCTCCTCGGCCGACTGGCCTTTCGTCGTGAGATAGTCGCCGACGAACACCGAATTAGCCGCGTACAGCCCGAGCGCCTGCAGCGACCGCAAGTGATACTCGCGCCCACCGGAAATGCGGATTTCCTTCGACGGGCAGATGAAACGAAACATTGCCAGAACTTTCAGACATTTCATCGGCGTCAGGTCGTTGCGCCCTTCGAGCGGCGTGCCGGGAATCGGGACGAGAAAATTGACCGGAATCGAGTCCGCGTCCAGCTCCCGCAAGGCATACGCCGTCTCCACGATTTCCTCGTCCGTCTCGCCCATGCCGACGATGACGCCGGAACACGGCGAAATGCCGGCGCGTTTGACCGCTTCCACCGTCGCGACGCGGTCGTCGTATGTATGGGTGGTCGTGATGTTCGCGTAATGAGCGCGGCTCGTGTTCAGGTTATGGTTGTACCGGTCGACGCCGGCTTCCTTCAGCCGCTCCGCCTGGCCGGGCTTCAGAATGCCGAGACAGGCGCAGATTTTGAGCGGCATCGTCGCCTTGATTTCCCGCACCGCCTCGATCACCTGCTCCAGCTCGCGGTCGGTCGGCCCGCGCCCGCTGCAGACGATGCAATACGTGCCGGCTTTCAGCTCAAGCGCCTTGCGCGCCCCTTCGATCAGCACTTCCTTGTCGAGCAGTGGATATTTCGCCACCGGCGCGCGCGAGACGATCGACTGCGAACAGTAGCCGCAGTCTTCCGGGCAAAGGCCGCTTTTGGCGTTGATGATCAGGTTGAGTTTTACTTTCTTTCCGTAAAACGCCTTGCGCACGCGAAACGCCGCCTGCATGATCGGCAAAATGTCGTCGTCGTCCGCACGCAGCACCGACAACGCTTCTTCCATCGTCAGAAGCTCGCCGCGAAGCGCCTTTTCCGCGTAGACGTCCCACCGGCTGCGCAATTCGATCATGGCGCGATCCCTCCGCATCGGTCAATGATCATCTCTTGCTTGTCGTCGTCGAAAAGATACTCGCCGAGCCGCCTCCAGTCCAACCTTTCGGCCGCGTGGCGCGCCCACGTCTCACGAAAACGCTCCCACTCGGCCTCTTGAGCCGCGGCGTCCGGTTCCGGCATCCAGTCCAGCACGCCGACGACCGGAATGCCGGCGAACGTCTCGATCATCCGGACGTTCTCCGCCCGTTCGCGCTCCTCGCCCGGCTTTGCGCCGTTCAGCACGATGCCCGCCACTTCCAGGCCGAGCGACCGCGCGTAATGGACGCTCAGCACCGTATGGTTGACCGTGCCGAGCCGTGCGCGCGCGACGATCAGGAGCGGCACGCCGAGCGCCTGTGCCAGATGGACGATCAGCCGGTCCGCCGTCACCGGCACGGCCAGCCCGCCTGCGCCCTCGATCAAGATCGTCGTCCCTTCCGCGAGCAGCCGGCGGCCTTCGGCGACGAGCGCGTCCCAGTCGATCGCCGTCTTCGCCCGCTCGGCTGCCATCCACGGCGCTACCGGATCCGGCAGCGTCACCGTTGCGAACGCGCCGTTGCGCCCTTCGGGCATCCCGGCGATCCGCGCCAGTCTGGCGCTGTCCGTCTGCGGCGAACCCGGCGGATGGCCGGTCTGCACCGGTTTCCAGCAACGAACAGGCGCTGAGAGCCCCTGAAGCCGGAGTGCGGCCGCCAGCCCGCCGGTCACCGCGGTCTTGCCGACGTCGGTGTCGGTGCCGGTGATGAACAACGCCCGTGCTTTGCGGTCCGTCATGCGTCGATCCCCCTTCGCGCGGCGTCTTGCGTTTCTTTCGGCGTATCTTCGGGATATCGGCGTATTGTCAACTTTTTCAGCGGGTCAAAGGTTGACAATCAAACAACTTCATTTTATCAAACGGGCGCGGGGAATCAAGTCGGCGGTTCTCCCCCCATCACATCTTCTGCTTGTCTTGCCGTCTTGCTGCTCTTCCACCTGACCCGCCGATCGGCTGATCGTCCACAAGCGACCGCGTCGTGACCGCCGCCATGCTCGAGGCGACCGGCGCTTTCGGGGCCGACGTGTCGAAAAACAGTGCCGATCTCCTCAACATACCCGTTGAGCCTTGCGCGGCTTAAGGAGAATGCGTTGCATGAAAGACACAATTGAGCGAATGTTCTCGTACTCGACTAACGGTTCGGTAAAGCGGATCAAATGGTTCCCACAATCGTGACCGTGAAATCTTGACATTCAAATTCTTTTTAAAGCAGAATATATATTATAATGATTCTTTTACGTGGGGAAAATGCTCAACATGAAGCATAATCCATCAAGCAAGCAAAATCAACGGATTTCGAGAATTTCGGAAACGACCCTGGTCATCGGAACCGACATCGCCAAACATCAACACGTCGCTCGCGCCTTCAACTACCGTGGCCTCCTTTCACTTTGTTCCACCTTTATCACTTGCATCGTCTTAATGTCAATTATTATGACAGCAGCACCAAATAACAACAAAAATTTTGATTCCAAAATAAATTACCATGACCCAAGAATCTTCTCCCTTGCGTCATGAATTTGTATTTGAATCTTCTGATTATGACCGACTGAGACTTCAAGAGGATGGAAGCATTATAGCTGTTGATGACCGAGATCGATATGTTTTCGGAATTGCAGCTCCATGGGCAAGAGATGCAAATGGACAATCTATTCCCACTTATTCTGAAGTAAGGGAGGAGTCACTCATTCAGATTGTTCAGCCCGATAGAGCAGAGAAACTCATGAAATTTCCAATCATTGCAGATCCATGGATGGGGATCGATTTGTATTCGAGCGTTACTATCACGTTTCAGCCTGCCGGCTTTGTCGTTAAATGCTACACCCTCGACTTGGGGAAGGTTTGGGTCGGAGTAGCAACATGGGGATTTCATGTGAGCGAGGTCAAATCCAAAGCGGGGGAGATGGATAAGTGAGAACTATTGTGATGATGATCATTTTCTTTGTTGTGTCAGCAATGGCAGGGATCTTGTTTGGACCGATTGCTCTGATGGCGATAATAGTTGTAGCAATGGCGGGAGTGATCATGGCTAGTCGCGCCCGTAGGGGAGTGTTGCTTTCCCTGGCGCTTATCGGACTGGGGTGTGCGTCTGTTTCAGCCTGGCTCTGGCGTGTGAGCTTTCAGCGTGCGAATGCCGATCTTCCGGCATTGTCCTGGACGCACCTGTGGATACCGTTAGCGATCGTTGCATCAGTAGCCATCGTATTGTTTTTTTACCTCTATGCCATTCAGCTCCGCAAGAGACGGGGTTAACAAGAAGAATCCCCATGGTGTTTTGGCCGGTAGGGGGATTCGCCACGTAATGTATAACACTTCTAGCCGGTTGACGTCGAGGTTGAATGCGGGTTTGTCGGTTTTCAATTGACTGCGGTGAAACCCGCCTGTGTTCTGGGAGCAACGTTTTCCCGGGTGTCGGCGGGTTTTTCATCGTTTGCACGTTCTTATGAATCCCCTTCTCAGATGCTCCGGGTGGCCGACGGCGACGGCCTGGACGATCTCGTGGAACTGAATGCCGCCGGTTTGGTAGAAGTCTATTTTCTGCTTGGGGAAGATGAGAAAGCTGAGGCGGTATGGGAACAGTTTCGCAGTCAGTTCCGGCGCGAATTGCGGGTGCACGCCGTGGGGCAGCTGGCGCGGGCGAGGCGAACGGGCGACCGGGCGGCAGCGCTGGAGATCGCCAAAGCATTCGCCGAGATGATTCGAGAAGAAAAGACATTGGTTTATTACACGGCCGCTGGATTGACCTTGTGGGAGCAGTTCCGATCATGCTTCCACCGTCGGACGGGGAGAGTGATGCTTTCAGATGAAATTAGATTAACAAAAATAAGTATTACGGAAAACTTTTCCCCTCTCATAAACCAAAAGGAGGGCTGACACCGTTGACCCCCATCCTTCAACTCGAAAACATCTGCAAAACATACCCGATGGGCAAAGAAACCCTGCAAGTCCTGAAAAACGTTTCGTTTTCCGTCGAACCCGGCTCGTTCGTCGCCATCGTCGGCCCGTCGGGTTGCGGCAAATCGACACTGCTCCATCTGATCGGAGGACTGGAGCGGCCCTCGGGCGGATCGATCCGGTTTTGCGGTCGGGAAATCGCGGGCTTTTCCGAAAAACAGCTGGACCGATACCGTCTCGAAAACATCGGCATGATTTTTCAACAGTTTTACCTCATCCCTCACCTTTCCGCGGCCGGAAACGTCGAAATGCCGCTCGCGCTCGCCGGCGTCGGACCGATCGAGCGAAAACGACGGGCGGATGAGCTGTTGAAACTCGTCGGGCTTGAGGACCGCAAGCGCCACAGGCCGAACCAGCTGTCCGGCGGCCAGAAACAGCGCGTCGCGATCGCCAGGGCGCTGGCGCTGAATCCGACTCTGCTTTTGGCGGATGAACCGACGGGCTCGCTCGACAGCAAAACCGGCCAGACGATTCTTGAACTGCTGAAAAACATCGCGCGCGAACACGGCACGACGATTCTGATGGTTACCCACTCGCCCGAAATCGCCGCCCAGGCCGACCACGTCATCTCGATGCTGGACGGCGAAGTGGTGGGCGAAACCCGACGGACCGCCGGCCGCGCCGCGGTCGCCGCTTCCGGTCTTGAGGCCGCATCGGTCGACGCATCCGGCGTCTCGTCGGCCGGTTCGTTCTACGACCGGAACACCCGGCAAAAGAAAACGGGCAATATGTCGACGGCGTCCGCGCTGCGCCACGCCATGCACAACCTGGTCCTGAAGCGATGGAGAACGCTCTTGGTCAGCTTCGGCGCGTCGATCGGCATATGCGGCATTGCGCTGATGCTCGCCCTCGGCCTGGGCCTCGAAGCCAAAATCAAAAAAGAAGTTGAGCCGCTTCTCGACCCCGGCGTTCTCCGCTTAAGCGCCGAGGCGGACGAATACAAACCGCTCGACCGCGACACGATGGTCAAAGTCCGCGAGGTACCGGGCGTGAAAGATGTCTTTTATCAATATGCATTCCGCGCAGGAATTATGCGCGATTCGAAGAACACCACGGACGTCGTCTATTCGGCCAAACCGGAATCGTCGCTCAGCAAAACGGACAAGTCGCGCCTGATCGCCGGCACGTATCCGAAAACCGACCGCGACATCGCGCTGGGCGAATCGCTGGCTGAAACTCTGTTGGCCGAAGGCGAGACCGTGCAAGATCTCGTCGGCAAACCGGTCACCGTTTATTTTTCAAATGGTGGAGAATTTGCCAGTAAAACTGAACAACACGAAATGATCGTCAGCGGGATTATCCGCAACGCTCTTTTCGGTCTTGAAGGGGGTTCACAGATTCAGTACGAATTCGCCGAAAAGCTGTCCGCTTCCCTGGACGTCGAAGGCGTCCCCCGGCCGTCGGGCGCCGTTTTGGCCGTCGTAGAAAATGACAAAAATATCCGGCAAGTCAAACAAGCGTTAGAACAGCTGAATACTCATCCGAAGTCCGCCGAAGACATTTTCCGGACGATCACGAATTATTTCCGTCTCATTCAAGGTATCTTGGGAACGTTCGCCGGCATTTCCCTGATCGTGTCGTCCATCATGATCGGCATCGTCATGTACGTGAACGTGCTGGAACGCATCAAGGAAATCGGACTGCTGCGCGCGCTCGGCGCACGGCGGAAAGACATACGGCGTATCTTCCTGACGGAAGCCGGAACGCTCGGCTTCTGGGGAGGCCTCCTCGGCATCGGCGGAGCGTTTCTCTGGGGATTCGTCGGCAACGAAGTGTTGAAGCAGACGCTGTTGAAAGAGTTGCCGCCTTTTAACGCCTTTATCTTTCCCGTGGGCATGATCGCTTTCTGCATCGCCCTAAGCGTCGCGCTCAGCGTGCTGGCCGGCTGGCTGCCTTCGGCCAAGGCAAGCCGGCTGGATCCGGTGGAAGCGCTGCGGTATGAGTAAGTTTGCTTCTTTACAACTATGGAAAGGAGGTGAAAACTGTGAACATCGCATTTGAAGTCGAACGGCTGGAGTCGATCGAAGTTCCCGGCATAATCAGCGCCATCAAAGATTTTATTCGAGGGTTTTTCGACGGATTTACCGGCCGTTTCAGTTTCAGCACAAAGGTCAAAGGTCTACGACCTTTGTGCTGAAACTTTTAAATTGCAAAAAGGGCGGGGCGCGTTCTTCCGCCTCTTACCCCGCACACCCCGCCGTCCGCAACGCCGCCAGCAGTTCGCCGTGCACGCGCCCGTTCGTCGCCACGATGTTCCGCGTCCCCAACCGAAACGGCCGGCCGTCCATATCGGTCACCGTCCCGCCGGACTCGCGCACGAGCAGCACGCCCGCAGCGACGTCCCACGCGTTCAGCCCCGGCTCGAAAAACCCCGACAGCCGCCCGGCCGCCACATACGCCAGATGCAGCGCCGCCGACCCCGCCGTCCGGATGTTGCGGACGCGCGGCGCCAGATGCGCGACCGCCGCGACGCTGCGCTCCAGATCCGTCGGCCGGCTCGGAAAGCCGGTCGCGAGCAGACTTTCGCCCAGCGCCGATTCGCGCGACACCGACATGCGCCGCCCCCGCACATAGGCGCCCTTGTTCTTCTCCGCGACGAACAGCTCGTCGCGCGACGGATCGTAAATGACGC
The sequence above is drawn from the Candidatus Reconcilbacillus cellulovorans genome and encodes:
- a CDS encoding dethiobiotin synthase — translated: MTDRKARALFITGTDTDVGKTAVTGGLAAALRLQGLSAPVRCWKPVQTGHPPGSPQTDSARLARIAGMPEGRNGAFATVTLPDPVAPWMAAERAKTAIDWDALVAEGRRLLAEGTTILIEGAGGLAVPVTADRLIVHLAQALGVPLLIVARARLGTVNHTVLSVHYARSLGLEVAGIVLNGAKPGEERERAENVRMIETFAGIPVVGVLDWMPEPDAAAQEAEWERFRETWARHAAERLDWRRLGEYLFDDDKQEMIIDRCGGIAP
- a CDS encoding biotin synthase BioB; this encodes MIELRSRWDVYAEKALRGELLTMEEALSVLRADDDDILPIMQAAFRVRKAFYGKKVKLNLIINAKSGLCPEDCGYCSQSIVSRAPVAKYPLLDKEVLIEGARKALELKAGTYCIVCSGRGPTDRELEQVIEAVREIKATMPLKICACLGILKPGQAERLKEAGVDRYNHNLNTSRAHYANITTTHTYDDRVATVEAVKRAGISPCSGVIVGMGETDEEIVETAYALRELDADSIPVNFLVPIPGTPLEGRNDLTPMKCLKVLAMFRFICPSKEIRISGGREYHLRSLQALGLYAANSVFVGDYLTTKGQSAEEDHRMIEDLGFEIELCALS
- a CDS encoding inositol monophosphatase — its product is MPSLSQIVSGKSFTAVAVSTAAKAGEWLKTRLGQPTSVQTKSSERDLVTEVDRGTETMIRNLIRTHFPGHAFLGEEGTGAGEPGAVTVEEAAEAEYVWIIDPIDGTTNFIHGFPFFSISLALAYRGEVIVGVIYDPSRDELFVAEKNKGAYVRGRRMSVSRESALGESLLATGFPSRPTDLERSVAAVAHLAPRVRNIRTAGSAALHLAYVAAGRLSGFFEPGLNAWDVAAGVLLVRESGGTVTDMDGRPFRLGTRNIVATNGRVHGELLAALRTAGCAG
- a CDS encoding 8-amino-7-oxononanoate synthase produces the protein MNAKVGENAVDVRAWMREELERLEARTALRHPVAVKAVGGGFVERGGRRLLNLASNDYLGLAQPGEYGRLSDMAGEAEEDWGVGATASRLIVGTDPETEAFERDFAAYKGTESCLLFGSGYAANVGLISALAGRNDFVFGDRLNHASIVDGAILSRARYIRYPHRDMNRLEDLLKKTPPGKRKLIVTDAVFSMDGSIAPLADLVTLKERYGALLMVDEAHSGGVFGEEGRGLAHALGLADKIDVQMGTFGKAFGCYGAYAAGDATVIRYVLNKARSFIYSTAPPPFLVRCIRRQWERVRQADDRRAQLLEKAARFRSELKRRGFDTGESECHIVPVILGDNARAVRVARRLEDLGVCAVAIRPPTVPEGTARLRCSPMAIHAWEDLARAVEAIALAAESAGCGGEPERRAEAGTDGEGGA